ATCCTTCTTCTATCCAATTTGTTCATGAAGAGAATAAAAAGAGATTCTACGATTACGGCCACGGTGCCCTTGGAGAGCCAATCCGTGGTGTCAACATTGGTGGTTGGTTAGTTCTTGAGCCTTATATTACACCATCTTTGTTTGAAGCATTCCGtactaatgatgataaCGATGAAGGTATTCCCGTCGATGAATACCATTTCTGTCAGTATTTAGGAAAGGACCTGGCTAAAAGTCGTTTAGAGAGCCATTGGTCAACTTTCTACAAAGAACAAGATTTCGCCAACATCGCTTCTCAAGGTTTTAACCTTGTTAGAATTCCTATTGGTTATTGGGCTTTCCAAACTTTGGACAATGACCCTTACGTTAGTGGCTTACAAGAAGCCTACCTGGACCAAGCTATTGGCTGGGCAAAAAATAACAGTTTGAAGGTCTGGGTTGATCTGCATGGTGCAGCTGGTTCTCAAAATGGATTTGATAACTCTGGTTTGAGAGATTCATATAAGTTTTTGGAGGATAGTAATTTGGCTGTCACTACTAAGGCTTTGAACTACatactgaaaaaatactCTGCTGATGAATACCTGGACACCGTTATCGGTATCGAATTGATTAATGAACCATTAGGTCCTGTTTTAGATATGGATaaaatgaagaaggaaTATTTGGCGCCAGCTTACGAATATTTGAGAAACAACATCAAGAGTGACCAGGTTATTATCATCCATGACGCTTTCCAACCATTCAATTATTGGGACGACTTTATGACTGAAGACAATGGCTACTGGGGTGTCACTATCGACCATCATCATTACCAAGTTTTTGCTTCTGATCAATTGGAAAAGCCTATTGAAGAACGTATAAAGGTTGCTTGTGAATGGGGTACTGGGGTCTTGAATGAATCTCACTGGACGGTTTGTGGTGAATTTGCTGCCGCTTTGACCGACTGTACCAAATGGTTGAATAGTGTTGGTTTCGGTGCTAGATACGATGGCTCTTGGGTTAACGGTGACCAAACATCTTCTTACATTGGATCCTGTGCTAACAATGATGATATCACTTCATGGTCcgatgaaagaaaagaaaacacaaGACGTTTCGTTGAGGCCCAATTAGATGCCTTTGAAATGAGAGGGGGTTGGATTATCTGGTGTTACAAGACAGAATCCAGTTTAGAATGGGATGCCCAGAGGTTAATGTACAATGGTTTATTCCCTCAACCACTTACTGACAGGCAATATCCAAACCAATGTAACACAATTTCTAACTAAGTTACATTACTCTGCCCTTTTAGCTAAATAGATGTTTTTCACTAATGAAATTCAACTATTTAGCCATTTCATCTTTTAGTTCATTATCTCTTTCATTTCTCATTTTACTAGGATTCTTGCTCAAGATCCAAAACGTAAAGACGTTTTTTTATATGGTACATTTATAGAACACGATAACTAAATATCATGTAACATAGTCTTCAAATTTTAAATTTTAGTTCCCTGATGTGTTATTACGCCAATTATAAAAGATCCGATTTAAACAAGAAACTTGAAACtgaatctttatttttgaattcgTTCACGTAAAAGCTTTTCCGCTGGTATGGCTTCCGCTCCGTTTTGGTTGAAGTGAATTTCATAGTCCCTCGGTCGTAAATTGCCCGAGGTGCTATGAATATAAAGTCAACTCTACCTTCCATGCCATAAATGAACatattttaaaaaagaatactgAGACcataaaaaacaaacaaacaattCTACAAAGCACAATGCCAGCATTATTAAAAAGACTTTTGTTTCAGGTAGGCCCTCATCCAAACGAAAGAACGTTCACCTTATCCTCTGTTTCTACTGACGGCCATTACATATCTTTGAGGCCTTTTGTTAAACCAACCGGTAATAATGAGTTAGCTTTTCCATTCGAATGGGCGTTTGCCGGTACAAATAAAACCGTTAAAGTTAATGATATGGGTAATGGTGTCATTACTCAAGATTTCAACTTCTGGTTGGATACAAATGTGTACTTGAATGTTCCAAATACCCACCGTGGTGAGATAAACACCAGTTGGAAAAATTGGGATTCTGGTTGTGTCGAAGAAACTGGTGCTGTTTACCCGTTTGGTGCCGACAAGGAAAGTGTCCCTTTCAGAGAATTGTGGCAACCTGTTGACCCATCAAGAGAAGATCTTGTCATCGTCTCGCCAAATAATGAGAAATTTACATCAAGTGCCAAATCAATTGTCCTTAAAGTTGTTGACGGAGCCTATGATGGGTTAGTTATAGTCATTGGTAGATGGGTTCAAGGATTTTTGtccaaaaagaatgaaaatactACTGAGGGTTTGAACTTCATCAGATTATTGGAAAAAGATTCCGGCAAATTTGACTCCTTGTTGAGCTATGGTAAGGAAGTTAAGAGAATTCCACAAAGCTACgaaaatttaaagaaaggCTCAATTGTAACCAGCGAGGGGTTAAACTGGGAAGTTATTGAGTACTATGCTTAATGATGTACATTAGaagatcttctttttctcccCTTTTTACTATGGCGAGCATTCTCAAGACCTAAGTAGTGTTTATAGTGATAAATTTTATAACACCTTACTCAATAGTCCACTAAGTTGGAACAAGATTCAACTAACGTCTATCGATTAGTATTCCCATTAATCGTATATGATTATATCTGCTGCTACAAGAGGACATAAATGATGGGAAACAGCCATCgaaattagtggaagctgaaacgcaaggattgataggaaatgaatgaaaacaTATATAATGACAATTGAAGCATTCACAGACTTATGTATAATTACTACTTCCATCTCCTGaattcctatatcctcgaggagaacttctagtatattctatataccaaataatattgcctttatcaacagtGAATTgccaacaattatctcaaaattcacccataTCTCACGAATATTTTTGTTACTTAAATTTCCATCGACTTCGAGATTACAGTATAGGTAATAGTTAAGTTTACTTCCTTCAACAAACAGTGGGAGTTTGGCCGAGTGGTTTAAGGCGTCAGATTTAGGTGGATTTAACCTCTAAAATCTCTGATATCTTCGGATGCAAGGGTTCGAATCCCTTAGCtctcattatttttatttttgacaTCACGATTTACAGTCACGTGATGGCAACGGAGTAAATGGCACGTGAAGCTATCTGTGCTGGAGAACTGTGGTGGTAACAAATGACTAAAGTTAGTCAAAGCGCCATCCTCATAAAAACTGTGTAACATATTAAGCGAAATGTCGAATAGGTGGCACCTTGTCCAATTGAACACAATCTATGGAAAAAGCAAGATATATAAGGTTGACTGAACTGTTCGATGTAGAggaagttttctttttccaacCATTTAGTTTTTTAATGTTACGTTTCTTGTGTCTATAAAGATCCTCAGATACATAGATATAGTTCTATTAACCCCACATTCATAAAATGCCATCCCATTTCGATACTGTTCAACTTCACGCTGGTCAAGAGAACCCTGGTGACAACGCTCACAGATCTAGAGCCGTTCCAATCTACGCCACTACCTCCTATGTTTTTGAGAACTCTAAGCATGGCTCACAATTGTTTGGTCTAGAAGTTCCAGGTTACGTGTATTCCCGTTTCCAAAACCCTACCAGTAATGttttggaagaaagaattgCTGCTTTAGAAGGTGGTGCTGCTGCTCTGGCTGTTTCCTCTGGTCAAGCTGCCCAAACCCTTGCTATTCAAGGTTTGGCACACACTGGTGACAACATCGTTTCCACCTCGTACCTATATGGTGGTACTTACAACCAgttcaaaatttctttcaaaaggtTTGGAATTGAAGCTAGATTTGTTGAAGGTGACAATCcagaagattttgaaaaggtcTTCGATGAAAGAACCAAAGCTGTTTACTTAGAAACTATCGGTAATCCAAAGTACAATGTCccagattttgaaaagattgtTGCAATCGCTCACAAACACGGTATTCCAGTGGTTGTTGACAACACATTCGGTGCCGGTGGTTATTTCTGTCAACCAATTAAATACGGTGCTGACATTGTCACACACTCTGCTACCAAATGGATTGGTGGTCATGGTACTACTATTGGTGGTATTATTGTTGATTCCGGAAAATTCCCATGGAAGGACTATCCAGAGAAGTTTCCTCAATTTTCTCAACCTGCTGAAGGTTATCACGGTACGATTTACAACGAAGCCTACGGTAACTTGGCATACATCGTCCATGTTAGAACTGAATTATTAAGAGATTTGGGTCCATTGATGAACCCATTTGCTTCTTTCTTGCTATTACAAGGTGTCGAAACATTATCTTTGAGGGCTGAGAGACATGGTGAGAACGCATTGAAGTTAGCAAAGTGGTTAGAACAATCCCCATATGTATCTTGGGTTTCCTACCCTGGTCTAGCATCGCATTCTCACCATGAAAATGCTAAGAAGTATCTATCTAATGGTTTCGGTGGTGTCTTATCCTTCGGTGTAAAAGACTTGCCAAACGCTGACAAGGAAACCGATCCATTCAAGCTTTCCGGTGCTCAAGTTGTTGACAATTTGAAACTTGCTTCTAACTTGGCCAATGTTGGTGATGCCAAGACCTTAGTCATTGCTCCATACTTCACTACCCACAAACAATTAaatgacaaagaaaagctaGCTTCTGGTGTTACCAAGGACTTAATTCGTGTCTCTGTTGGTATTGAATTTATTGATGACATTATCGCAGACTTCCaacaatcttttgaaactgtTTTCGCTGGCCAAAAACCATAAGTATGCGTAATGTGTTGTAAAATTATATATAACCTTACTTTCTATTAAAAGTACTTTACTTTTATAAAACGAACTTTACTGAAATTAATATCCCCCTTTTTCTTAGTTTTGagataagaatttggtcGATCTTGAAACAATTACTAGAATTTAATTACTTAGGACGCTAATCTTTTTATGGATACAGaatatgttggaataagtgacTGTAACTATGCATTTATTCTTATGAATTGGAGTAggtgatgacgaacattctttaacatgatactaataatgttgaataaatgaatacaaacattcttatgatgataccaattaaattggagtaggcaaattctaataatagaatttcaTGCActagtaagataaagatctattaattgtccagaacttagtatataaaaagatgAGCTATCACCAAAAGCCTATCATAAATGTTCTgaattatgtctgaaccagacttattcttaattattactgAGATAAGAGTACattttgatgtaattgttgggattccattttttataaggcaataatttaggtatgtagatatactagaagttctcctcggggatttaggaattcataaaaaagaatctgcaattctacacaattctataaacattattatcatcgttttatatgttgttattcatttatcctattacattattaATCCTTacgtttcagcttccactaatttagatgactatttctcatcatttgcgtcatcttctaacaccgtatatgataatatactagtaacgtaaatactagttagtagatgatagttgatttatattacaacaattacgacttactaaactactacTTATCAAAAGTATGATATATACTAGTAGATGGACagtagttgattttcattccaacataatTATCAAAACATAGATATTGAACAACAAGTTTAAGTTTAGGTCAGAAGTCCGGCTAATACTTAGATAAAAATGTCCTCTACTAAACACAACTATAAATTAATTTGGTCTCTTGGCCCAGTTGGTTAAGGCACCGTGCTAATAACGCGGGGATCAGCGGTTCGATCCCGCTAGAGaccattttgtttttagaCAATATGTCTAAAACGTGAGCTTCTGTGACAACTTTTAAAGCGGTTAGAATAGAAACAATTCATGTTCCAAATATTGacaatctttttttttctttaattgaCTATAAAACATCTTTATTCTAACCAAACAAAATGTATGATCCTTAGAAAAATGATATAAAAGTTTTGCTTTTTATGTATGTACAGTAAGCGTActtaaataaataaataaacaataaaacaatcaataaataaataatatacgATCATAAATTACGAGATATACTTCATAGTGTTGACTTCTTCAGCCGAACGTCATTAAATTTAAGGCAAAAAGATAAACAAGGGTACGGTGTACAGAAGgcaaaataaataaaaaccTTTCAAGTGACTGAACTAAAATAATGTTTCCATTATTTCTTCTCATCAGCCTTAATCTTGTTTAAGGCAGAACCATACTTAAACCATTCAATTTGTTCCTCGTTGAAGGTATGAGTCAATACAGCGTCCCATGGCTTACCATTCTTTGGATGGACTCTCATTGTCACAGGCTTACCTGGAGCCAAGTCGGTTAAACCAAGAATATCAATTCTGTCATCTGGGTTAATCTTGTCGTAATCAGCTGGGTTCTTAAAGTTCAATGGCAATAGACCTTGTTTCTTCAAGTTAGTTTCATGGATACGGGCAAATGATTTCGTGATGATAGCAAAACCACCCAAGAATCTTGGTTCCAAAGCAGCATGTTCACGAGAAGAACCTTcaccaaaattttcatcaccAATAACAACCCATTTGATACCTTGGTCTCTGTAATCTCTAGCGGTGTCTGGAACACCTTTGTATTCACCGGTATATACATTTTTCACGGAGTTAGCTTTCTTGTTTTCGGCATTAATAGCACCAATCATATAGTTGTTGGAAATATTTTCTAAATGACCTCTGTATTTCAACCATGGACCAGCCATAGAAATATGATCAGTGGTGGTCTTACCCACTGCCTTAATCAGGATTGGCATGTCTTTAGCATCTTTGCCGTCCCAAGGCTTGAATGGTTTCAACAATTGCAGACGGTCTGAAGTTGGCGAAACTTTAACTTCAACAGTACTACGGTCTACAGGTGGAGCTTGATAGGTGTTTTCACCAGCATCATAGCCCCTTTGTGGCAAACCGTCACCGTGTGGTGGCTTTAACATAAACTCATTTCCATCCTTATCCTTTAGTTTATCTGTTAAAGGATTAAATCTCAAGTCACCAGCAATGGCGAATGCGGTAACCAACTCTGGAGATGCAACAAAAGCATGGGTCTGTGGGTTACCATCATTTCTAGAAGTAAAGTTTCTGTTGTAAGAGGAAACAATGGTGTTCTTGTCGCCCTTCTTGATATCCCTACGGTCCCATTGACCAATACATGGACCACAGGCATTAGCCAAAACAATACCACCAAATTCCTTAAAAGTTTCTAATTGACCATCACGTTCAATAGTAGCTCTGATTTGTTCAGAACCTGGAGTAACAGTGAAAATAGTCTTGGATTTCAAACCATGAGCGGCGGCATCTTTAACAATGGATGCAGAACGAGACATATCTTCATAGGAAGAGTTGGTACAAGATCCGATCAAACCGACCCTGACGTCCAATGGCCAGTTGTtagcaacagcaacatcCTTCATCTTAGAAACCGGTGTAGCCAAATCTGGAGTGAACGGACCATTAATGTATGGTTCCAAAGTATTCAAGTCGATTTCAACGACCTCGTCGTATTCAGCATCTTTATCAGCTGACAACAGGTCATTATGGTATAATTTAGCAAAGTCAGCAATCTTACCACGACCAGTGGCTTCCAGATATTCGATCATAGATTTGTTGAATGGGAAAACAGAAGTGGTTGCACCAATTTCAGCACCCATATTACAAATGGTACCCATACCTGTGGCAGAGAAAGTGTCAACACCATCACCGAAGtattcaacaattttacCAGTACCACCTTTAACGGTTGTAATACCGGCTAATTTTAAAATAATATCTTTTGGAGAAGTCCAGCCATTCATTTTACCAG
The nucleotide sequence above comes from Saccharomyces mikatae IFO 1815 strain IFO1815 genome assembly, chromosome: 12. Encoded proteins:
- the EXG1 gene encoding glucan 1,3-beta-glucosidase (similar to Saccharomyces cerevisiae EXG1 (YLR300W) and SPR1 (YOR190W); ancestral locus Anc_6.99) gives rise to the protein MLSLKTLLYTLLTVSSVIATPVPARDPSSIQFVHEENKKRFYDYGHGALGEPIRGVNIGGWLVLEPYITPSLFEAFRTNDDNDEGIPVDEYHFCQYLGKDLAKSRLESHWSTFYKEQDFANIASQGFNLVRIPIGYWAFQTLDNDPYVSGLQEAYLDQAIGWAKNNSLKVWVDLHGAAGSQNGFDNSGLRDSYKFLEDSNLAVTTKALNYILKKYSADEYLDTVIGIELINEPLGPVLDMDKMKKEYLAPAYEYLRNNIKSDQVIIIHDAFQPFNYWDDFMTEDNGYWGVTIDHHHYQVFASDQLEKPIEERIKVACEWGTGVLNESHWTVCGEFAAALTDCTKWLNSVGFGARYDGSWVNGDQTSSYIGSCANNDDITSWSDERKENTRRFVEAQLDAFEMRGGWIIWCYKTESSLEWDAQRLMYNGLFPQPLTDRQYPNQCNTISN
- the HRI1 gene encoding Hri1p (similar to Saccharomyces cerevisiae HRI1 (YLR301W); ancestral locus Anc_6.101), with protein sequence MPALLKRLLFQVGPHPNERTFTLSSVSTDGHYISLRPFVKPTGNNELAFPFEWAFAGTNKTVKVNDMGNGVITQDFNFWLDTNVYLNVPNTHRGEINTSWKNWDSGCVEETGAVYPFGADKESVPFRELWQPVDPSREDLVIVSPNNEKFTSSAKSIVLKVVDGAYDGLVIVIGRWVQGFLSKKNENTTEGLNFIRLLEKDSGKFDSLLSYGKEVKRIPQSYENLKKGSIVTSEGLNWEVIEYYA
- the ACO1 gene encoding aconitate hydratase ACO1 (similar to Saccharomyces cerevisiae ACO1 (YLR304C); ancestral locus Anc_4.51), whose amino-acid sequence is MLSARSAIKRPIARGLATVSNFTRNSKVNQNLLEDHSFINYKQNVETLDIVRKRLNRPFTYAEKILYGHLDDPHGQDIQRGVSYLKLRPDRVACQDATAQMAILQFMSAGLPQVAKPVTVHCDHLIQAQVGGEKDLKRAIDLNKEVYDFLASATAKYNMGFWKPGSGIIHQIVLENYAFPGALIIGTDSHTPNAGGLGQLAIGVGGADAVDVMAGRPWELKAPKILGVKLTGKMNGWTSPKDIILKLAGITTVKGGTGKIVEYFGDGVDTFSATGMGTICNMGAEIGATTSVFPFNKSMIEYLEATGRGKIADFAKLYHNDLLSADKDAEYDEVVEIDLNTLEPYINGPFTPDLATPVSKMKDVAVANNWPLDVRVGLIGSCTNSSYEDMSRSASIVKDAAAHGLKSKTIFTVTPGSEQIRATIERDGQLETFKEFGGIVLANACGPCIGQWDRRDIKKGDKNTIVSSYNRNFTSRNDGNPQTHAFVASPELVTAFAIAGDLRFNPLTDKLKDKDGNEFMLKPPHGDGLPQRGYDAGENTYQAPPVDRSTVEVKVSPTSDRLQLLKPFKPWDGKDAKDMPILIKAVGKTTTDHISMAGPWLKYRGHLENISNNYMIGAINAENKKANSVKNVYTGEYKGVPDTARDYRDQGIKWVVIGDENFGEGSSREHAALEPRFLGGFAIITKSFARIHETNLKKQGLLPLNFKNPADYDKINPDDRIDILGLTDLAPGKPVTMRVHPKNGKPWDAVLTHTFNEEQIEWFKYGSALNKIKADEKK
- the MET17 gene encoding bifunctional cysteine synthase/O-acetylhomoserine aminocarboxypropyltransferase MET17 (similar to Saccharomyces cerevisiae MET17 (YLR303W); ancestral locus Anc_4.53) codes for the protein MPSHFDTVQLHAGQENPGDNAHRSRAVPIYATTSYVFENSKHGSQLFGLEVPGYVYSRFQNPTSNVLEERIAALEGGAAALAVSSGQAAQTLAIQGLAHTGDNIVSTSYLYGGTYNQFKISFKRFGIEARFVEGDNPEDFEKVFDERTKAVYLETIGNPKYNVPDFEKIVAIAHKHGIPVVVDNTFGAGGYFCQPIKYGADIVTHSATKWIGGHGTTIGGIIVDSGKFPWKDYPEKFPQFSQPAEGYHGTIYNEAYGNLAYIVHVRTELLRDLGPLMNPFASFLLLQGVETLSLRAERHGENALKLAKWLEQSPYVSWVSYPGLASHSHHENAKKYLSNGFGGVLSFGVKDLPNADKETDPFKLSGAQVVDNLKLASNLANVGDAKTLVIAPYFTTHKQLNDKEKLASGVTKDLIRVSVGIEFIDDIIADFQQSFETVFAGQKP